A single region of the Mechercharimyces sp. CAU 1602 genome encodes:
- a CDS encoding thioesterase family protein — translation MKPGLIPGIRKEKTITVKEEMVASFGGVKVHPALSTVTMVYYMEWVGREIILPYLEEHEEGIGAKIQVVHHAPAPIGKEVTFVAEAVEVKKRQVICRIEAHHDRAVVGSAHFTQAILPKEEIKVRIQEMN, via the coding sequence TTGAAACCAGGTTTGATTCCCGGTATACGGAAAGAGAAAACCATTACCGTCAAGGAAGAGATGGTGGCCTCTTTTGGAGGGGTGAAAGTGCACCCAGCTCTTTCCACTGTGACAATGGTCTACTATATGGAGTGGGTGGGGCGGGAAATTATTCTCCCTTATTTAGAAGAGCATGAGGAAGGGATCGGAGCTAAAATCCAAGTTGTACACCATGCCCCAGCTCCAATAGGAAAAGAAGTTACGTTTGTCGCAGAAGCGGTAGAGGTAAAAAAGCGTCAAGTGATATGTCGAATAGAAGCTCATCATGATCGTGCAGTGGTGGGGTCAGCTCATTTTACGCAAGCAATCTTACCTAAAGAAGAAATCAAGGTACGAATTCAGGAAATGAATTAG
- a CDS encoding aldehyde dehydrogenase, translating to MLKSSIVKEMYPLFINGEYVQSSSEETFPTYNPATGKPLAQIAKANREDVDQAVKAARLALEKGKWAKWPASRRAQILNRIAGIMRERFEELCELEVLNSGKSLSAAQGQVHQAIEDFELYAGACTTLSGQTKPVPNGFFHYTKKEPVGVCAQIIPWNYPLMMAAWKVAPALAAGCTIVLKPASLTPITAYVLADICHEAGVPSGVINVVTGSGADIGAYLTEHPGVDKVAFTGETNTGKDIMKNASATLKRITLELGGKSPNLVFADADLEGAVDGSLFGIFYNTGQSCEARSRLFVHESIYDSFIERFVEKTKKLRLGNPLQKTTQIGAIISAAQCDTIDSYVQSAIAEGARVLCGGKRPEGTDFQEGHWYEPTVIVDCHNQMKAAQEEIFGPVVMIMKFKEEQEAIQLANETEFGLAAAVWTQDFSRAHRVTEKLKAGVVMINTPFSAMPGLPFGGYKQSGFGRELAIESLDLYSETKSVLSFIGPKPLNPFGV from the coding sequence ATGTTAAAAAGCTCTATTGTAAAAGAGATGTACCCATTGTTTATTAATGGTGAATATGTACAAAGTTCCTCAGAGGAGACTTTCCCAACCTATAATCCCGCCACAGGGAAGCCGTTGGCACAAATTGCAAAAGCAAATCGTGAAGATGTAGACCAAGCTGTGAAAGCTGCAAGGTTGGCGTTGGAAAAGGGAAAGTGGGCAAAGTGGCCAGCCTCGCGCAGAGCTCAGATTTTAAATCGAATCGCGGGTATCATGAGGGAGCGCTTTGAGGAATTATGTGAGCTAGAGGTATTAAATAGCGGCAAGTCATTATCGGCGGCGCAGGGGCAAGTACATCAAGCAATAGAAGATTTTGAGCTGTATGCGGGTGCATGTACCACTTTGTCAGGTCAGACAAAGCCAGTTCCTAATGGATTCTTCCACTACACAAAGAAAGAACCAGTAGGGGTGTGTGCTCAAATTATTCCATGGAACTATCCATTGATGATGGCGGCGTGGAAAGTAGCCCCTGCATTAGCAGCGGGATGTACTATCGTTTTGAAACCAGCTAGTCTTACTCCTATTACAGCTTATGTATTAGCTGATATTTGCCACGAGGCGGGGGTGCCTAGTGGTGTGATAAATGTGGTAACAGGAAGCGGCGCTGATATCGGGGCTTATCTGACAGAACATCCAGGTGTAGATAAAGTTGCTTTCACAGGTGAGACCAACACAGGTAAAGATATTATGAAAAATGCTTCTGCTACTTTAAAGCGGATTACGTTAGAATTGGGTGGAAAATCTCCTAATCTTGTGTTCGCTGATGCGGATTTAGAAGGAGCAGTCGATGGTTCTCTTTTTGGGATCTTTTATAATACTGGACAATCGTGCGAAGCACGTTCTCGGCTATTTGTGCACGAGTCTATTTATGATTCATTTATTGAGCGGTTTGTGGAGAAGACGAAAAAATTGAGGCTGGGTAACCCATTACAGAAAACGACCCAGATTGGCGCTATAATTTCCGCGGCACAGTGCGATACGATTGATTCCTATGTCCAATCTGCGATAGCGGAAGGAGCACGTGTGTTGTGTGGGGGTAAGCGCCCTGAGGGTACGGATTTTCAAGAGGGGCATTGGTATGAGCCGACGGTCATCGTAGACTGTCATAATCAGATGAAGGCAGCCCAAGAAGAGATATTCGGACCGGTTGTGATGATCATGAAGTTTAAAGAGGAACAAGAAGCGATCCAATTAGCCAATGAAACAGAATTTGGGTTAGCAGCGGCGGTGTGGACGCAAGATTTCTCCCGTGCACATCGGGTGACAGAGAAGCTGAAAGCAGGGGTAGTAATGATCAATACGCCTTTCTCTGCTATGCCAGGATTGCCTTTTGGTGGGTATAAACAGTCAGGCTTCGGGCGTGAACTGGCGATTGAGTCCCTGGACCTTTATTCAGAAACGAAAAGTGTTCTCTCTTTTATTGGGCCAAAACCGCTTAATCCGTTTGGTGTGTAA
- a CDS encoding thiolase family protein: MREAVIVDAVRTPIGRFRGSLREVRPDDMAAHVLRALIERNPTLPLEQVEDVFFGCTNQAGEDNRNVARMSLLLAGFPQEVAGVTVNRLCGSGLEAVNQAVSTLHMGCGDAFVAGGVESMTRAPLVMLKPEEPFVRGEQMMVDTTLGWRFVNRRLAAMYPPLAMGETAENVAKKFDITREEQDEFALQSQKRATEAWEEGRFSTEVAPITVIGKNKDHVLFQKDEHIRPYTDREALAKLKPAFTSTGTVTAGNSSGINDGAAALIIMERKRADSLGLRARARIVSFAVAGTDPDYMGMGPVYATKKLLHRTGISSEQIDLIECNEAFAAQTLAVMKVMEWDPNKVNVNGGAIALGHPLGASGARLVTTLVHELERRQGRYGLVTMCIGVGQGIATLIERIE, encoded by the coding sequence ATGCGTGAAGCGGTCATTGTGGATGCTGTTCGGACACCGATTGGACGTTTTCGTGGGAGTCTGCGAGAGGTGCGTCCAGATGATATGGCTGCCCATGTACTGCGGGCTTTAATCGAACGAAATCCTACACTGCCCCTGGAGCAAGTGGAAGATGTGTTTTTTGGTTGCACCAATCAGGCAGGTGAGGATAATCGTAATGTGGCACGTATGTCATTATTATTGGCAGGTTTTCCTCAAGAAGTAGCGGGAGTAACCGTTAATCGCCTTTGTGGTTCTGGTTTGGAAGCAGTAAATCAGGCTGTATCGACTTTGCATATGGGGTGTGGCGACGCATTTGTTGCAGGGGGAGTGGAAAGCATGACGCGCGCGCCCTTGGTGATGCTTAAGCCGGAAGAACCGTTTGTGCGTGGAGAACAGATGATGGTAGATACGACCTTAGGTTGGCGTTTTGTTAACCGAAGATTGGCAGCAATGTATCCTCCACTCGCTATGGGGGAGACGGCCGAAAATGTAGCCAAAAAATTTGATATTACGAGAGAAGAACAAGATGAATTTGCTCTTCAGAGCCAGAAGCGTGCAACCGAGGCGTGGGAAGAGGGGCGTTTTTCTACTGAGGTTGCTCCGATCACTGTTATCGGCAAAAACAAAGATCACGTTTTATTTCAAAAAGATGAGCATATACGTCCGTACACAGATAGGGAGGCATTGGCGAAACTAAAACCGGCCTTTACTAGCACTGGAACCGTGACCGCAGGTAACTCTTCAGGAATTAACGATGGGGCAGCCGCTCTTATCATAATGGAACGAAAGCGAGCAGATTCATTAGGGCTCAGAGCACGAGCACGAATTGTCTCTTTTGCTGTCGCGGGGACTGATCCCGATTATATGGGGATGGGACCCGTTTATGCGACCAAAAAACTTTTGCACCGAACTGGGATTTCTAGTGAGCAGATTGATTTAATTGAATGTAATGAAGCATTTGCGGCACAGACGCTGGCAGTGATGAAAGTGATGGAATGGGATCCGAACAAGGTAAATGTGAATGGCGGGGCCATCGCATTGGGGCATCCTTTAGGGGCTAGTGGAGCACGGTTGGTAACAACGCTCGTACATGAGTTGGAACGTCGACAGGGTCGTTATGGCTTAGTTACGATGTGTATTGGTGTTGGTCAAGGGATTGCTACTCTGATTGAGCGAATAGAGTAG
- a CDS encoding 3-hydroxyacyl-CoA dehydrogenase family protein — MRDRVWLIGEGPLLEEMYAFLNERDWQVVIEGEPLRERRFSAVVDVRSGAIEEKETVLRRVEEWIDPSVPIFSSALHVSATRIASWLKHPQRIYGFSPLLMAEKKIMEVSRPMQAEEEGWEKGRVFWERMGMHVEVVGDEPGLVFPRTLALLVNEAALVLNEGIASREDIDRALCLGMNLPTGPLSWADRVGIDQVIWVLTGLVEELGDDRYRPTPLLRRMVYAGRTGVAVGRGFYTYEESDAHA; from the coding sequence ATGAGGGATAGAGTATGGCTGATCGGAGAAGGTCCACTTTTAGAAGAAATGTATGCTTTCTTAAATGAGAGGGATTGGCAGGTAGTGATAGAAGGGGAACCACTGCGGGAGAGGAGATTCTCAGCAGTTGTTGATGTGCGCAGTGGAGCAATAGAAGAGAAGGAAACCGTATTACGGCGTGTTGAAGAGTGGATTGATCCTTCGGTTCCTATTTTCTCTTCTGCTTTGCATGTTTCAGCTACGCGGATTGCGTCATGGTTGAAACATCCTCAACGGATCTATGGTTTTTCCCCTCTGTTGATGGCGGAAAAAAAGATAATGGAAGTAAGCCGACCTATGCAGGCTGAAGAAGAAGGATGGGAGAAAGGAAGAGTATTCTGGGAACGAATGGGCATGCATGTGGAAGTAGTGGGTGATGAACCGGGATTAGTATTTCCGCGTACACTGGCTTTACTGGTTAATGAGGCTGCCCTCGTTCTCAATGAAGGGATTGCATCGAGGGAAGATATTGACCGCGCGCTCTGTTTAGGAATGAATCTCCCAACGGGTCCCTTATCCTGGGCTGATCGGGTGGGAATTGATCAAGTAATTTGGGTGTTGACTGGCTTAGTAGAAGAGCTGGGAGATGATCGGTACCGGCCCACCCCGCTCTTGCGGAGAATGGTTTATGCTGGACGGACGGGGGTAGCAGTAGGAAGAGGGTTTTATACTTACGAAGAGAGTGATGCACATGCGTGA
- a CDS encoding 3-hydroxyacyl-CoA dehydrogenase family protein, with the protein MIFPRIAVIGAGTMGAGIVECFVRAGCTVQLYDVDEEKGKRALEQLSQRFAKRVEKGKMSDSERDEWLTRIQLIPQLSQLKEIELVIEAVIEDLDVKRELFAVLESYVGDNTILATNTSSFSITEIAGMTTFSHRVLGLHFFNPAPVLPLVEVIRGMKSGQKEVEQVLSWVKLIGKEPVIVEDSPGFLVNRLARSFHTEAYRLVGERIASKEQVDQLLTDNGFAMGPFALQDLIGIDVNYAASLSIFEQFYYDARYRPHYSQRLLVEGGQLGRKSGRGHYSYEG; encoded by the coding sequence GTGATTTTTCCTCGCATAGCGGTAATCGGTGCAGGTACTATGGGAGCAGGTATTGTGGAGTGTTTCGTGCGCGCAGGTTGCACGGTTCAACTATACGATGTGGATGAAGAAAAAGGAAAGAGGGCATTGGAGCAGCTCTCACAGCGGTTTGCTAAGCGAGTGGAGAAAGGAAAGATGAGTGATAGTGAACGGGATGAATGGCTTACCCGAATTCAACTGATTCCTCAATTGTCCCAATTGAAGGAGATTGAGTTGGTGATTGAGGCCGTTATCGAAGATTTGGATGTAAAACGAGAGTTATTCGCAGTCTTAGAGTCGTATGTGGGTGATAATACGATCCTGGCAACAAATACATCCTCCTTTTCCATCACGGAGATAGCGGGGATGACAACCTTTTCACATCGTGTATTAGGGTTACACTTCTTTAATCCAGCTCCCGTTTTGCCTTTAGTAGAGGTTATTCGTGGAATGAAGAGTGGTCAAAAGGAAGTAGAGCAGGTATTGTCGTGGGTGAAGTTGATTGGAAAAGAGCCAGTTATTGTTGAAGACTCACCTGGATTTTTGGTGAACCGGCTGGCACGTTCGTTTCATACAGAAGCGTACCGTTTGGTCGGTGAGCGTATCGCTAGTAAAGAACAAGTGGATCAACTGCTTACAGATAATGGTTTTGCGATGGGTCCGTTTGCATTGCAAGATTTGATAGGCATAGATGTAAATTATGCCGCTTCACTCTCTATCTTTGAACAATTTTACTATGATGCCCGCTATCGTCCTCACTATTCTCAGCGGTTGCTGGTTGAAGGTGGACAGTTAGGAAGGAAGAGCGGAAGGGGGCATTATTCGTATGAGGGATAG
- a CDS encoding EthD family reductase, whose product MHKLVAIYKQPEDTSTFDEHYFHVHAPLAKKMPGLKKIEVTRFTGTPMGDNAPYYLQADLYFSDRSSLDAAMGSKEGRSAAKDVMGFAGKLVTMMVGEVVTEEDLV is encoded by the coding sequence ATGCATAAGCTCGTAGCTATTTACAAGCAACCGGAAGATACCTCTACGTTTGATGAGCATTATTTTCATGTTCATGCCCCACTAGCAAAAAAAATGCCAGGCTTAAAGAAGATTGAAGTGACACGTTTTACGGGCACGCCGATGGGAGATAATGCTCCTTACTATTTGCAGGCAGATTTATATTTTTCTGATCGAAGTAGCTTGGATGCTGCTATGGGCTCTAAAGAAGGGAGAAGTGCGGCGAAGGACGTGATGGGATTTGCAGGGAAACTGGTTACGATGATGGTGGGAGAAGTAGTGACCGAAGAGGATCTAGTGTGA
- the paaD gene encoding 1,2-phenylacetyl-CoA epoxidase subunit PaaD, protein MLLLSGKTKSTELGVIKVIVSEQEIWLELQEVKDPEIPTVSVVELGMVQEVEVDGCRVNVFLIPTFVGCPAIEMIKKNVKERLLALANVEEVVVTFLRTPIWTNDRILPVGKEKLKSFGIAPAQSTLKEHAPPSIPACPYCGKEEGEVENLFGSAACRSLYYCKNCRQPFEAMKPV, encoded by the coding sequence ATGCTACTGCTCTCTGGTAAGACGAAGAGCACTGAGCTAGGAGTGATAAAAGTGATAGTGAGTGAGCAGGAGATATGGTTGGAGCTACAAGAAGTGAAAGATCCCGAAATTCCAACTGTAAGCGTTGTGGAACTGGGGATGGTGCAGGAGGTGGAAGTTGACGGTTGTCGGGTTAATGTATTCCTCATCCCTACTTTCGTCGGATGTCCTGCAATTGAAATGATCAAGAAAAATGTGAAGGAACGTCTCCTGGCTTTAGCGAATGTAGAGGAAGTAGTCGTCACTTTTTTGCGCACACCGATTTGGACAAATGATCGTATTTTACCTGTCGGGAAAGAAAAATTAAAAAGCTTTGGAATTGCACCCGCACAAAGCACACTGAAAGAGCATGCTCCTCCTTCCATTCCAGCATGTCCGTACTGTGGAAAGGAAGAAGGTGAGGTAGAAAATCTATTTGGTTCAGCCGCTTGCCGCTCTCTGTATTACTGTAAAAATTGCAGACAACCATTTGAAGCGATGAAACCAGTATAG
- the paaC gene encoding 1,2-phenylacetyl-CoA epoxidase subunit PaaC produces MIDEQRSEHPVYRSAVRDLLYQLADDELCIGHRASEWLGKAPDLEGDVAFASISQDEVGHALCYYELLHEWGEPEPDALAFMRTPNAWRNAVLVERDNGDWAHTIVRHFFYDMFDDIRLEALERSSYAPLAQAVEKIRREEHYHLLHFTLWFTRLLQAGGEARQRMERAISDIWPDVSGLFSLGEKEEQLCDWGIMPLSSVHIQEKWEMKMRALFAEVQLPWPGELPQQAIAGRVGQHTPALTSLLATMTEVLRVDATALW; encoded by the coding sequence ATGATAGATGAACAGAGATCCGAACACCCCGTCTATCGCTCGGCGGTACGGGATCTTCTCTATCAACTGGCAGATGATGAGCTGTGTATCGGACATCGCGCTTCAGAGTGGCTGGGGAAAGCACCTGATCTGGAGGGAGATGTCGCGTTTGCTTCGATTTCGCAAGATGAAGTGGGACATGCGTTATGTTACTATGAGCTACTTCATGAGTGGGGAGAACCAGAACCAGATGCCCTCGCATTTATGAGAACACCAAACGCATGGCGAAATGCAGTGTTGGTAGAGCGAGATAATGGGGATTGGGCACATACGATTGTACGTCATTTTTTCTACGATATGTTTGATGACATTCGACTCGAGGCGCTGGAACGAAGTAGTTATGCTCCGTTGGCACAAGCGGTGGAGAAAATTCGTAGGGAGGAGCATTATCACCTGCTTCACTTCACACTTTGGTTTACTCGACTGTTGCAAGCGGGAGGGGAAGCACGACAACGGATGGAAAGAGCAATCTCTGACATCTGGCCCGATGTAAGTGGCTTGTTTTCCTTAGGGGAGAAAGAAGAGCAATTATGTGATTGGGGAATTATGCCGTTATCTTCTGTGCACATACAAGAGAAGTGGGAAATGAAGATGCGTGCACTTTTTGCAGAAGTACAGCTACCCTGGCCAGGGGAACTTCCACAACAGGCGATAGCGGGACGAGTGGGACAACATACACCTGCATTAACAAGTTTGTTAGCTACGATGACGGAGGTGCTGCGTGTAGATGCTACTGCTCTCTGGTAA
- a CDS encoding phenylacetic acid degradation protein yields the protein MSQQGQQGEYEIYEVFVQKTHKDMHMHVGSVKAPSAEFALQVARENFLRRDEAISLWVVRQAVIHHAPGERFFTRSMDRSYREVKGYTENGRLWRTYREHPLPVEKEEQRVTKSEAVEEGSV from the coding sequence GTGAGTCAACAAGGACAGCAAGGGGAATATGAAATCTATGAAGTTTTTGTTCAGAAAACACATAAGGATATGCACATGCATGTGGGGAGTGTAAAAGCGCCTTCAGCGGAGTTTGCACTCCAGGTTGCACGCGAAAACTTTTTACGTCGGGATGAGGCAATCAGCTTATGGGTGGTGCGACAAGCGGTAATTCATCATGCCCCAGGGGAGCGATTTTTTACACGTTCGATGGATCGGAGTTATCGGGAAGTGAAGGGTTATACGGAAAATGGTCGTTTATGGCGTACCTATCGTGAACATCCGTTACCCGTAGAGAAGGAAGAGCAGAGGGTGACTAAAAGCGAAGCGGTAGAGGAGGGATCCGTTTGA
- the paaA gene encoding 1,2-phenylacetyl-CoA epoxidase subunit PaaA, giving the protein MERLQSGDKIEATDWMPEEYRKLLIKLIHMHGVSEIMGVYPEKEWVPKAPTLRRKLALMAKVQDEMGHGQLLLRVVEDLAAPLGVSREQLIADIYLGKVKFHNVFHMKTYSWADVGVIGWLVDGAAIINQTALLDTSYAPYARVLKRICAEESFHMQHGENIVLALAGGTKEQRKMLQEAVDRWWEPLLFFFGPREVTQAAQRMIDYRIRTKTNEELRQQFFDKYVPRMKSIGLRIPDPHLHYDEEKQCWMYTDPDWKWHQEMVVKNKGPMSSERIVLRKEAHEGQRWVREAMMYASAHRSG; this is encoded by the coding sequence ATGGAGCGGCTGCAAAGTGGTGACAAGATAGAGGCGACAGATTGGATGCCAGAAGAGTACCGTAAATTGCTCATCAAGTTGATTCATATGCATGGTGTAAGTGAGATTATGGGTGTGTATCCCGAGAAAGAGTGGGTGCCAAAAGCACCTACGTTAAGGAGAAAACTAGCATTGATGGCCAAGGTGCAGGATGAGATGGGACATGGTCAATTGCTTTTACGAGTAGTGGAGGATTTAGCGGCTCCCTTGGGTGTGTCACGGGAACAGTTAATAGCGGATATATATCTGGGAAAAGTGAAGTTTCATAATGTTTTCCATATGAAAACGTACTCGTGGGCAGATGTGGGTGTAATTGGATGGCTGGTCGATGGTGCAGCTATTATTAACCAGACCGCTCTACTAGATACCTCGTATGCCCCATATGCACGTGTATTAAAGCGAATTTGTGCAGAAGAGAGCTTTCATATGCAGCACGGTGAAAATATTGTGTTAGCGCTAGCAGGAGGGACAAAAGAGCAGCGCAAAATGTTACAGGAAGCCGTTGATCGATGGTGGGAACCATTGCTGTTTTTTTTCGGTCCGCGCGAGGTAACACAAGCAGCGCAGAGAATGATAGATTACCGTATCCGTACGAAGACGAATGAAGAATTACGACAGCAATTTTTTGATAAATATGTGCCTCGAATGAAGTCTATCGGACTTAGAATTCCAGATCCACACCTCCATTATGATGAGGAGAAACAGTGTTGGATGTACACGGATCCGGATTGGAAGTGGCACCAAGAGATGGTAGTAAAAAATAAGGGGCCCATGTCGTCAGAACGAATTGTTTTACGAAAAGAAGCGCATGAAGGGCAGCGGTGGGTACGTGAAGCGATGATGTACGCATCTGCACATCGAAGCGGATAA
- a CDS encoding TetR/AcrR family transcriptional regulator has translation MGRSQRREEIIEVASRLFHSQGYAATTIRDIAEQAGLLSGSLYAHIQSKEDLLYEISCRGADAFLTAITPIVTEAGTAEEKLRRALAAHAQVVADHLEAATVFFHEWKALSFERREKIQAKRDEYEVCWSQIIVSGMETGEFRQEDEKFIRLLLLSVANWMYEWYRPDGELPPRKIADRYADILLEGLATKKKGG, from the coding sequence ATGGGACGAAGTCAAAGGCGTGAAGAGATTATTGAAGTGGCGAGCCGCTTATTTCATTCACAAGGATATGCAGCCACAACGATCCGAGATATTGCCGAACAAGCAGGGTTGTTGTCAGGAAGCTTATATGCTCATATCCAATCAAAAGAAGATTTATTATATGAGATTAGTTGTCGTGGTGCAGATGCTTTTTTAACAGCAATTACCCCCATTGTGACAGAAGCGGGTACAGCAGAGGAGAAATTGCGTCGTGCCTTAGCTGCGCATGCACAAGTGGTAGCCGATCATTTAGAAGCGGCGACCGTATTTTTTCATGAATGGAAAGCGCTTTCGTTTGAGCGGAGAGAAAAAATTCAAGCGAAGAGAGATGAGTATGAAGTTTGTTGGTCACAGATTATTGTGTCAGGGATGGAGACCGGGGAGTTTCGACAAGAAGACGAAAAATTTATTCGGCTTTTACTTCTCTCAGTGGCTAACTGGATGTATGAGTGGTATCGCCCTGATGGGGAATTGCCGCCGAGAAAAATTGCCGACCGATATGCGGACATTTTGCTGGAGGGTCTAGCAACAAAGAAAAAGGGGGGATAG
- a CDS encoding DUF4870 domain-containing protein, with translation MSQTLSEKEERAWAMWCHLSALIGYFLIPFGNVLGPLIIWLIKKDDSNFIDQQGKESLNFQITITVYMIVSIILMVILIGFVLAAVLYVGALVFMIIASIKANEGKEYRYPLTIRFIG, from the coding sequence TTGAGTCAAACTCTCTCTGAAAAAGAGGAGCGCGCTTGGGCGATGTGGTGTCATTTGAGTGCCTTGATTGGATATTTTCTTATTCCTTTTGGCAATGTATTAGGACCTCTTATAATCTGGCTCATCAAAAAAGATGATTCTAATTTCATTGATCAGCAGGGAAAAGAGTCGCTTAATTTTCAAATCACTATCACGGTATATATGATCGTATCCATTATCTTGATGGTGATTTTGATTGGGTTTGTACTGGCTGCTGTTCTTTACGTGGGGGCGTTGGTATTTATGATTATAGCCTCGATTAAAGCAAACGAGGGTAAAGAGTACCGCTATCCACTCACGATTCGCTTTATTGGATAG
- a CDS encoding YdcF family protein encodes MKKKRWAVVLGIPLLIGLGGFVYVWNLVSAHDETAMPTEKRDVAIVLGAALWEGKPSPALEERLQMALQLYKEKRVDVLLLSGGVGDDGISEAEGMKQYLVEEGVPVGALLLEEQARSTEENLRHARTLMKEKGHHTAYLVTHDYHIYRALKYAHKADVTAKPAAVHSEVLWMGFHKTRESLAVMKGSLFDW; translated from the coding sequence GTGAAGAAAAAAAGATGGGCTGTGGTATTGGGGATTCCCCTACTAATCGGTTTAGGTGGCTTTGTGTATGTGTGGAATTTAGTCTCTGCCCATGATGAGACAGCGATGCCGACAGAAAAAAGAGATGTAGCCATTGTTCTAGGGGCGGCATTGTGGGAGGGAAAGCCAAGTCCTGCATTGGAAGAGCGGCTTCAGATGGCGCTTCAACTTTATAAAGAGAAGCGCGTGGATGTGTTACTTCTCTCGGGAGGAGTAGGAGATGATGGCATCTCGGAGGCGGAAGGAATGAAGCAATATTTGGTCGAAGAGGGGGTTCCGGTAGGGGCACTTCTACTTGAGGAACAGGCAAGAAGCACAGAAGAAAACTTACGTCATGCCCGTACTTTGATGAAGGAGAAAGGACATCACACAGCTTATCTGGTCACCCATGATTATCATATTTATCGTGCACTCAAGTATGCTCATAAAGCGGATGTTACGGCGAAGCCGGCGGCGGTTCATTCAGAAGTGTTATGGATGGGCTTTCATAAGACGAGGGAATCACTTGCTGTAATGAAAGGCAGTTTGTTTGATTGGTAA
- a CDS encoding DUF4870 domain-containing protein — protein sequence MTTTKEERTWGMICHLSALIAYLTVVPLGTIIAPLVVWLWKKEESSFIDYNGKESINFQISFLIYVLVASLLCFILIGFIILPILYVWGIICTVLATVQAKKGEEYRYPLTIRFLR from the coding sequence ATGACGACAACAAAAGAGGAACGCACATGGGGGATGATTTGTCATCTTAGTGCACTCATAGCCTATTTGACAGTAGTCCCTCTAGGGACGATTATTGCGCCATTGGTGGTTTGGCTGTGGAAGAAAGAGGAGTCTTCATTTATTGACTACAACGGAAAGGAATCCATAAACTTTCAGATTAGCTTTTTAATCTACGTGTTAGTTGCTTCTCTATTATGTTTTATTCTCATAGGTTTTATTATTTTGCCTATCTTATATGTGTGGGGAATAATCTGTACAGTTTTAGCCACTGTGCAAGCAAAAAAAGGCGAGGAGTATCGTTATCCGCTGACTATTCGTTTCCTACGATAG